In Vibrio gangliei, a single window of DNA contains:
- a CDS encoding YchE family NAAT transporter, with translation MASIEFAIYLQFFLGLVAAVNPIGIMPVFVSLTGHMSPEEKSKTAQTAHIAVGVILIVSLICGQFLLDMFTISLDSFRIAGGFLLMSIAFSMMSGKLGEDKQNKQERTEYISREQIGVVPLAMPLMAGPGAISSTIVYGSRYPTMLETLGIVATIMVFCFCSWLLFRSAPLIVRFLGQTGINVITRIMGLILAALGVEFIANGVRNLFPGLM, from the coding sequence GGCTTCTATTGAATTTGCCATCTACTTACAATTTTTCCTTGGCCTCGTGGCCGCCGTAAACCCAATTGGTATTATGCCGGTGTTTGTCTCCTTGACTGGGCATATGTCTCCTGAAGAAAAGAGTAAAACGGCTCAAACCGCGCACATTGCCGTTGGCGTAATTTTGATTGTGTCTCTGATTTGCGGCCAGTTCTTACTCGACATGTTTACGATTTCATTGGATTCATTCCGTATTGCCGGCGGTTTTCTATTAATGAGTATCGCCTTTTCGATGATGAGCGGTAAACTTGGTGAAGATAAACAAAACAAACAAGAACGTACCGAATACATTAGTCGTGAACAAATTGGTGTCGTCCCTCTCGCTATGCCTTTAATGGCTGGCCCGGGTGCGATCAGTTCTACGATTGTTTATGGCTCTCGCTATCCAACCATGCTAGAAACCTTAGGTATTGTCGCCACAATTATGGTGTTCTGTTTCTGCTCATGGTTACTATTTCGCTCAGCACCACTGATTGTTCGATTCTTAGGACAAACTGGAATCAATGTCATCACCCGTATCATGGGTTTAATTCTAGCGGCACTCGGTGTCGAATTTATTGCAAATGGTGTTCGTAACTTATTCCCTGGCCTAATGTAA
- a CDS encoding ion transporter: MNHDKLKHQLYVIIFGTHTPAGRRFDILLIIAIFTSLSVLMLDSVPYFAERWQLEFDILEYFFTALFTLEYLLRLYCSPKPSAYAKSFYGIIDLLAILPTYLAFFFPTASFIGIIRLLRVMRIFRILKLVRFLQDSNLLVRTLAMSQRKILIFFSAVAILVTIFGALMYVIEGPENGFTSIPRGIYWAIITITTVGYGDVVPQTPLGQGVAALTMLLGYSILAVPTGIITAELNQEMKAHRTLVLCPNCAKPGHETDALFCKHCGSELADPDKRVVPVKKP; encoded by the coding sequence ATGAACCACGACAAACTCAAACACCAACTTTATGTCATCATTTTCGGTACTCATACACCTGCAGGCCGTCGCTTCGATATTCTATTAATCATCGCCATTTTCACGTCATTATCGGTGTTGATGTTAGACTCAGTGCCCTACTTTGCTGAACGCTGGCAACTTGAGTTCGACATTCTTGAATACTTTTTTACTGCTCTGTTTACCTTGGAGTATTTACTTCGATTATATTGCTCACCTAAACCCAGCGCTTACGCTAAAAGTTTCTATGGCATCATCGATTTACTAGCCATACTGCCCACGTATCTTGCTTTCTTTTTCCCAACGGCCAGTTTCATCGGCATCATTCGACTATTACGCGTGATGCGAATCTTCCGCATCTTAAAGTTAGTGCGTTTTCTACAAGATTCCAATCTGCTAGTTCGAACGCTGGCAATGTCACAACGTAAGATCCTTATTTTCTTTAGCGCGGTCGCCATTTTGGTGACCATTTTCGGGGCATTAATGTATGTGATCGAAGGGCCAGAAAATGGATTTACCAGTATCCCGCGCGGTATTTATTGGGCAATCATTACAATTACTACCGTAGGTTATGGTGATGTCGTGCCTCAAACTCCTCTAGGACAAGGCGTGGCGGCATTAACTATGCTACTGGGTTATTCAATCCTTGCTGTGCCCACTGGCATTATTACCGCTGAATTAAATCAAGAAATGAAAGCACACCGTACTTTGGTGCTATGCCCTAACTGTGCAAAACCAGGCCATGAAACCGATGCGCTTTTTTGTAAACATTGTGGCAGTGAATTGGCTGACCCAGATAAACGAGTCGTTCCGGTCAAAAAGCCATAA